The following are encoded together in the Thermomonas brevis genome:
- a CDS encoding pseudouridine synthase, whose product MRHGLARVLSKRGLCSRSEAETLIRSGRVRLDGRIVRDPEHPADVQQARIEIDGAHAVHPTARYLALNKPRGLVTTARDERGRDTIYRCFDGAELGWIAPVGRLDKASEGLLLFTNDPQWAARITDPETGPSKTYHVQVDRIPDQSMLSAMRTGMQDGDEFLRATSAVLLRAGEKNAWLEIVLDEGRNRQIRRLLAALGIGVLRLVRVAIGPLALGELPKGQWRELTPEEVAALGGEALGSVG is encoded by the coding sequence ATGCGCCACGGGCTGGCGCGGGTGTTGTCCAAGCGCGGGCTGTGCTCGCGCAGCGAAGCCGAGACGCTGATCCGTTCCGGCCGGGTGCGGCTGGACGGACGCATCGTGCGCGATCCCGAGCATCCTGCCGACGTGCAGCAGGCGCGCATCGAAATCGATGGCGCGCATGCAGTCCATCCTACAGCGCGCTACCTGGCGCTCAACAAGCCGCGCGGCCTGGTGACCACGGCGCGCGACGAGCGCGGGCGGGACACCATTTACCGTTGCTTCGATGGCGCGGAACTCGGCTGGATCGCGCCGGTCGGCCGCCTGGACAAGGCGAGCGAAGGATTGCTGCTGTTCACCAACGATCCGCAATGGGCGGCGCGGATCACCGATCCCGAGACGGGGCCGAGCAAGACTTACCACGTACAGGTGGATCGCATTCCCGATCAATCGATGCTGTCGGCGATGCGAACTGGTATGCAGGATGGCGACGAATTCCTGCGCGCGACATCGGCCGTGCTGCTGCGGGCCGGCGAGAAGAACGCCTGGCTGGAGATCGTGCTGGATGAAGGCCGCAATCGCCAGATTCGCCGGTTGCTGGCGGCGCTCGGCATCGGCGTGCTGCGGCTGGTGCGCGTGGCGATCGGGCCGCTGGCCCTCGGCGAACTGCCGAAGGGCCAATGGCGCGAATTGACGCCGGAGGAGGTGGCTGCGCTTGGCGGCGAGGCACTTGGTAGCGTTGGCTAG
- the kbl gene encoding glycine C-acetyltransferase — MTNASPLTRHYAEELDSIRAQGLFKSERIITSPQSAEIELADGRKVLNFCANNYLGLADHPDIIAAAKDALDTHGFGMASVRFICGTQDLHKQLEKTIAEFFGTEDTILYAACFDANGGLFEPLLGENDAIISDALNHASIIDGVRLCKARRYRYANCDMADLEKQLQQAKVDGARTIMITTDGVFSMDGFIAPLDEITALAAKYGALVHIDECHATGFLGATGRGSAEVKGVLDKIDIFTGTLGKAMGGALGGFTTAKKEVVELLRQRSRPYLFSNSLPPHVAAAGIKAFEMLSSAGELRARLRENTAYFRERMTAAGFEIKPGVHPICPVMLYDAPLAQRFAERLLEEGIYAIGFFFPVVAKGQARIRTQMSAAHTREHLDRAIDAFTRIGRELGVLKN; from the coding sequence ATGACGAACGCCTCCCCGCTGACCCGGCACTACGCCGAGGAACTGGACTCCATCCGCGCGCAGGGGCTGTTCAAGTCCGAACGCATCATCACCAGCCCGCAGTCGGCCGAGATCGAACTGGCGGACGGCCGCAAGGTGCTGAACTTCTGCGCCAACAACTACCTCGGGCTGGCCGATCATCCGGACATCATCGCCGCGGCCAAGGATGCGCTGGACACGCACGGCTTCGGCATGGCTTCGGTGCGCTTCATCTGCGGCACGCAGGACCTGCACAAGCAGCTGGAAAAGACCATCGCCGAGTTCTTCGGCACCGAGGACACCATCCTCTACGCCGCCTGCTTCGACGCCAACGGAGGCCTGTTCGAGCCGCTGCTGGGCGAGAACGACGCGATCATCAGCGACGCCCTCAACCACGCCTCGATCATCGACGGCGTGCGCCTGTGCAAGGCCAGGCGCTACCGCTACGCCAACTGCGACATGGCCGACCTGGAGAAGCAGTTGCAGCAGGCGAAAGTCGACGGTGCACGCACGATCATGATCACCACCGACGGCGTGTTCTCGATGGATGGCTTCATCGCCCCGCTCGACGAGATCACCGCGCTGGCGGCCAAGTACGGCGCGCTGGTGCACATCGACGAATGCCATGCCACCGGCTTCCTCGGCGCCACCGGCCGCGGCAGCGCCGAGGTGAAGGGCGTGCTGGACAAGATCGACATCTTCACCGGCACGCTCGGCAAGGCGATGGGCGGCGCGCTGGGCGGCTTCACCACCGCGAAGAAGGAAGTGGTCGAGCTGCTGCGCCAGCGCTCGCGCCCCTATCTGTTCTCCAACTCGCTGCCGCCGCACGTAGCCGCCGCCGGGATCAAGGCGTTCGAGATGCTGTCCTCGGCCGGCGAACTGCGCGCGCGCCTGCGGGAGAACACCGCGTACTTCCGCGAGCGCATGACCGCCGCCGGCTTCGAGATCAAGCCGGGCGTGCACCCGATCTGCCCGGTGATGCTGTACGACGCGCCGCTGGCGCAGCGCTTCGCCGAGCGGCTGCTGGAGGAAGGTATCTACGCGATCGGTTTCTTCTTCCCGGTCGTCGCCAAGGGCCAGGCGCGCATCCGCACGCAGATGAGCGCGGCGCATACGCGCGAGCATCTCGATCGCGCCATCGACGCGTTCACGCGCATCGGGCGCGAGTTGGGCGTGCTGAAGAACTGA
- a CDS encoding TorF family putative porin, translating to MSPFRRPLAIALLLLSAPFAANAGDGDEPASSVSWEISAVSDYLFRGVSQTDEKATVQGSLTWTAASGVYVGSFASGVDFGADSPDVEVDYFVGYGFDVSDKVNIDLLLNRYTYPGASEMAYNELVTTTTFADSWALNVSYTNDVWGSGTDGWYYGLSHDWSLPNDFTLSANVGRSVFRDSAVAEDYTDWGVGVSRSFGPANVSLGYYGVDGKGRDNFGNLADSRVLLTVKFAR from the coding sequence ATGTCGCCCTTCCGTCGCCCGCTTGCCATCGCCCTCCTGCTGCTGTCCGCGCCGTTCGCCGCCAACGCGGGCGATGGCGACGAACCGGCTTCGTCCGTCAGCTGGGAAATCAGCGCGGTGTCCGACTACCTGTTCCGCGGCGTCTCGCAGACCGACGAGAAGGCGACCGTGCAGGGCAGCCTCACCTGGACTGCGGCGTCGGGCGTGTACGTCGGCAGCTTCGCGTCCGGCGTGGACTTCGGCGCCGACAGTCCCGACGTCGAGGTCGACTACTTCGTCGGCTACGGTTTCGACGTGTCCGACAAGGTGAACATCGACCTCCTGCTCAACCGCTACACCTATCCGGGTGCCAGCGAGATGGCCTACAACGAGCTGGTCACCACCACCACCTTCGCCGACAGCTGGGCGCTCAACGTCAGCTACACCAACGACGTCTGGGGCAGCGGCACCGACGGCTGGTACTACGGCCTGAGCCACGACTGGAGCCTGCCGAACGACTTCACCCTGTCGGCCAACGTCGGCCGCAGCGTGTTCCGCGACAGCGCGGTGGCCGAGGACTACACCGACTGGGGCGTGGGCGTCAGCCGCAGCTTCGGCCCCGCCAACGTCTCGCTGGGCTACTACGGCGTCGACGGCAAGGGCCGCGACAACTTCGGCAACCTGGCCGACAGCCGCGTCTTGCTGACGGTGAAGTTCGCGCGCTGA
- the tdh gene encoding L-threonine 3-dehydrogenase: MRALVKREATKGIWMEEVPVPAPGPNEVLIKLEKTAICGTDLHIYLWDEWSQRTIKPGLTIGHEFVGRIAALGSAVTGYEIGQRVSAEGHIVCGHCRNCRGGRPHLCPNTVGIGVNVNGAFAEYMTMPVSNLWPIPDQIPSELAAFFDPYGNAAHCALEFDVIGEDVLITGAGPIGIIAAGICKHIGARNVVVTDVNDYRLKLAADMGATRVVNVANTSLKDVMADLHMEGFDVGLEMSGNPRAFNDMLDCMYHGGKIAMLGIMPKGAGCDWDKIIFKGLTVQGIYGRKMYETWYKMTQLVLGGFPLGKALTHQLPIDDFQKGFDLMEQGKAGKIVLSWN, encoded by the coding sequence ATGCGCGCGCTGGTGAAGCGCGAGGCGACCAAGGGCATCTGGATGGAGGAAGTGCCGGTGCCGGCGCCCGGCCCCAACGAGGTGCTGATCAAGCTGGAGAAGACCGCGATCTGCGGCACCGACCTGCACATCTACCTGTGGGACGAATGGAGCCAGCGCACGATCAAGCCGGGCCTGACCATCGGCCACGAGTTCGTCGGCCGCATCGCCGCGCTCGGCTCGGCGGTGACCGGCTACGAAATCGGCCAGCGCGTCTCGGCCGAGGGTCACATCGTCTGCGGCCACTGCCGCAACTGCCGCGGCGGCCGCCCACACCTGTGCCCGAACACGGTCGGCATCGGCGTCAACGTCAACGGCGCGTTCGCCGAATACATGACGATGCCGGTCTCCAACCTGTGGCCGATCCCCGACCAGATCCCGTCCGAACTGGCCGCGTTCTTCGACCCCTACGGCAACGCCGCGCACTGCGCGCTGGAGTTCGACGTGATCGGCGAGGACGTGCTGATCACCGGCGCCGGCCCGATCGGCATCATCGCCGCCGGCATCTGCAAGCACATCGGCGCGCGCAACGTGGTGGTCACCGACGTCAACGACTACCGCCTGAAGCTGGCCGCCGACATGGGCGCGACCCGCGTGGTCAACGTCGCCAACACCTCGCTGAAGGACGTGATGGCCGACCTGCACATGGAAGGTTTCGACGTGGGCCTGGAGATGAGCGGCAACCCACGCGCCTTCAACGACATGCTCGACTGCATGTACCACGGCGGCAAGATCGCGATGCTCGGCATCATGCCCAAGGGCGCGGGCTGCGACTGGGACAAGATCATCTTCAAGGGCCTGACCGTGCAGGGCATCTACGGCCGCAAGATGTACGAGACCTGGTACAAGATGACGCAGTTGGTGCTGGGCGGCTTCCCGCTCGGCAAGGCGCTGACCCACCAGCTGCCGATCGACGATTTCCAGAAGGGCTTCGACCTGATGGAACAGGGCAAGGCCGGCAAGATCGTGCTGAGCTGGAACTGA
- a CDS encoding S46 family peptidase, which produces MRKRTLTAALALTLAGGAAHADEGMWMPSQLPQLAAQLKAAGFKGDPAQLADVTKPPLSAVVSLGGCTASFVSPEGLVVTNHHCAMGAIQLNSTPEKNLIQDGFIAATRADEVSAGPASRIWVTVGFDKVTDRILADAKGKTGRAYFDAVDAAKKVAVAECEADAGHRCSVADMYYGSDFYLIKQLELKDIRLVYAPPRAIGNYGDEIDNFMWPRHTGDFSFYRAYVGKDGKPAAYSKDNVPYQPPAYLTVSTAPVKAGDFAMLAGYPGRTFRHRTASEFAGQIDWLLPTRVAMYDGLIDTVQHASAGDKTKQVLYASSVAGYKNTLKRAQGELEGLRRSDAVRVRREDEAAMLAWLGKQPGSKAALAGIRAMQGELDADDANRERDFILPFLRPGLLGSAVTLQRLALERGKPDAQRETGYQQRDEALIEGGLKQLQRRYDPEVEKATLRYALKRYFALPQAQRVAEFDAVFGANEAEAAQRLDALYAGTKLGDEAARLAALKLDAAALAASDDALLKAAATLQPALLRLEEEAKQRAGELLRLRPSYMQALIAYRNSQGRAVYPDANSTLRVSFGAVSPLSPRDGMDYRPLTTVAGIVEKNTGEEPFDAPKPLLDAIAKGDFGSTADPELKTQTVDFMTNLDTTGGNSGSPVLDAEGKLIGLNFDSNWEAVSASWMFDPRYKRAIHVDMRYLRWLLAKVYPAPQLLKEMNLPAE; this is translated from the coding sequence ATGCGCAAACGCACCCTGACCGCCGCCTTGGCCTTGACGCTCGCCGGCGGCGCGGCCCATGCCGACGAAGGCATGTGGATGCCCTCGCAGCTGCCGCAGCTGGCCGCCCAGCTGAAGGCCGCCGGCTTCAAGGGCGATCCCGCCCAGCTGGCCGACGTGACGAAGCCGCCGCTGTCGGCGGTGGTGTCGCTGGGGGGCTGCACCGCCAGCTTCGTGTCGCCGGAAGGGCTGGTGGTCACCAACCACCATTGCGCGATGGGCGCGATCCAGCTCAATTCCACGCCCGAGAAGAACCTGATCCAGGACGGCTTCATCGCCGCCACCCGCGCCGACGAAGTCTCCGCCGGCCCGGCCTCGCGGATCTGGGTGACGGTGGGCTTCGACAAGGTCACCGACCGCATCCTCGCCGATGCCAAGGGCAAGACCGGTCGCGCCTATTTCGACGCGGTCGATGCCGCGAAGAAGGTCGCGGTGGCCGAATGCGAGGCCGACGCCGGCCACCGCTGCAGCGTCGCCGACATGTACTACGGCAGCGACTTCTATCTCATCAAGCAGCTGGAGCTGAAGGACATCCGCCTTGTCTACGCGCCGCCGCGTGCGATCGGCAACTACGGCGACGAGATCGACAACTTCATGTGGCCGCGCCACACCGGCGACTTCAGCTTCTACCGCGCCTATGTCGGCAAGGACGGCAAGCCGGCTGCATACAGCAAGGACAACGTGCCCTACCAGCCGCCGGCATACCTCACCGTGTCCACCGCGCCGGTGAAGGCGGGCGATTTCGCGATGCTGGCCGGCTATCCGGGGCGCACCTTCCGCCACCGCACCGCTTCCGAATTCGCCGGCCAGATCGACTGGCTGCTGCCGACCCGCGTGGCGATGTACGACGGCCTGATCGACACCGTCCAGCACGCCAGCGCCGGCGACAAGACGAAGCAGGTGCTCTACGCCTCCTCCGTGGCCGGCTACAAGAACACCCTCAAGCGCGCGCAGGGCGAGCTGGAAGGGCTGCGCCGCAGCGACGCGGTGCGCGTGCGCCGCGAAGACGAGGCGGCGATGCTGGCGTGGCTGGGCAAGCAGCCGGGCAGCAAGGCCGCGCTGGCCGGCATCCGCGCGATGCAGGGCGAACTGGATGCCGACGACGCCAACCGCGAGCGCGACTTCATCCTGCCGTTCCTGCGCCCGGGCCTGCTAGGTTCGGCGGTGACGCTGCAGCGCCTTGCGCTGGAACGCGGCAAGCCGGATGCGCAGCGCGAGACCGGCTACCAGCAGCGCGACGAGGCGCTGATCGAGGGCGGCCTCAAGCAGCTGCAGCGCCGCTATGACCCGGAGGTGGAGAAGGCCACGCTGCGCTACGCGCTGAAGCGCTACTTCGCGCTGCCGCAGGCGCAGCGCGTGGCCGAGTTCGACGCGGTGTTCGGCGCGAATGAAGCAGAAGCCGCGCAGCGGCTGGACGCGCTGTACGCCGGCACGAAGCTGGGCGATGAAGCCGCCCGCCTCGCCGCGCTGAAGCTCGACGCCGCCGCACTGGCCGCATCGGACGACGCGCTGCTCAAGGCCGCCGCCACCCTGCAGCCCGCGCTGCTGCGGCTGGAGGAAGAAGCCAAGCAGCGCGCCGGCGAACTCCTGCGCCTGCGCCCGTCCTACATGCAGGCGCTGATCGCCTACCGCAACTCGCAGGGCCGGGCGGTGTACCCGGACGCCAATTCCACCCTGCGCGTCAGCTTTGGTGCGGTCAGCCCGCTGTCGCCGCGCGACGGCATGGACTACCGTCCGCTGACCACCGTGGCCGGCATCGTCGAGAAGAACACCGGCGAGGAGCCGTTCGACGCGCCGAAGCCGCTGCTGGACGCGATCGCCAAGGGCGATTTCGGCAGCACCGCCGATCCGGAGCTGAAGACCCAGACCGTCGATTTCATGACCAACCTCGACACCACCGGCGGCAATTCCGGTTCGCCGGTGCTGGACGCCGAGGGCAAGCTGATCGGCCTGAACTTCGACAGCAACTGGGAAGCGGTAAGCGCCAGCTGGATGTTCGATCCGCGCTACAAGCGCGCGATCCACGTGGACATGCGCTACCTGCGCTGGCTGCTGGCGAAGGTGTACCCGGCGCCGCAGCTGCTGAAGGAAATGAACCTGCCGGCCGAATGA
- a CDS encoding DUF3224 domain-containing protein, with protein sequence MQAKGEFEVTRMPQEELDIGGGASIGHSRFDKRFRGPLDAVSVVHMLAVMSPVAGSGAYVAMERVEGALDGKRGSFYAQHSGVMDRGKPSLDLTVVPDSGTDELTGLHGRIAIDIVDGKHFYTFDYGFRED encoded by the coding sequence ATGCAGGCCAAGGGCGAATTCGAAGTGACGCGGATGCCGCAGGAGGAGCTGGACATCGGCGGCGGCGCGAGCATCGGCCATTCCCGCTTCGACAAGCGCTTCCGCGGGCCGCTGGACGCTGTGAGCGTGGTGCACATGCTGGCGGTGATGTCGCCGGTGGCGGGCTCCGGCGCGTACGTGGCGATGGAGCGCGTCGAAGGCGCGCTGGACGGCAAGCGCGGCAGCTTCTACGCGCAGCACAGCGGAGTGATGGATCGCGGCAAGCCCTCGCTCGACCTCACCGTGGTGCCGGACAGCGGCACCGATGAACTCACCGGCCTGCACGGGCGCATCGCCATCGACATCGTGGATGGCAAGCATTTCTACACGTTCGACTACGGGTTCCGCGAGGACTGA
- a CDS encoding histidine phosphatase family protein: MKILLARHGETPWNAEGRYQGQVDIPLSEVGIAQANALGERLKDLRIDRAVASPLSRATRTAQLALGEARAPQLGFDDGLLEIAHGEWEGLLASEIAERDPQRLRDWRDAPESVLMPGEGGESLQLVLERAWPALERACDGLGADDTLLVVAHDAVNRVLLCRVLGLPLSRLWTFRQAPTTLNLLQGDSVDALEVVRLNDCAHHTPFFGEAKHRAL; this comes from the coding sequence ATGAAGATCCTGCTTGCCCGCCACGGCGAGACGCCGTGGAACGCCGAAGGCCGCTACCAGGGCCAGGTGGACATCCCCCTGTCCGAGGTCGGCATCGCCCAGGCCAACGCGCTCGGCGAGCGGCTGAAGGACCTGCGCATCGACCGCGCCGTGGCCTCGCCGCTGTCGCGCGCGACCCGCACCGCCCAGCTCGCCTTGGGCGAAGCGCGCGCGCCGCAGCTTGGCTTCGACGACGGCCTGCTGGAAATCGCCCACGGCGAATGGGAAGGCCTGCTCGCCAGCGAGATCGCCGAGCGCGACCCGCAGCGCCTGCGCGACTGGCGCGACGCGCCGGAGTCGGTGCTGATGCCAGGCGAGGGCGGCGAATCGCTGCAGCTGGTGCTGGAACGCGCCTGGCCGGCGCTGGAACGCGCCTGCGACGGTCTCGGCGCCGACGATACCCTGCTGGTCGTCGCCCACGACGCGGTCAACCGCGTGCTGCTGTGCCGGGTGCTGGGCCTGCCGCTGTCGCGGCTGTGGACCTTCCGGCAGGCGCCGACCACGCTCAACCTGCTGCAGGGCGACAGCGTCGACGCATTGGAAGTGGTCCGCCTCAACGACTGCGCGCACCACACGCCGTTCTTCGGCGAGGCGAAGCATCGGGCGTTGTAG
- a CDS encoding aldo/keto reductase: MTQPTPILGSMRFGSWGANLSPAGVAALLEAALDAGIDTLDLADIYGDHGTNPLVGNALALRPGLRQRLRLLAKIGIVKADSPGNARGLPYYDLSVRHLRAALDASLRDLRTDYVDVLMLHRFDPLLEPAAIADWVREERKAGRIGAFGVSNFGPHALALFDGVLDVAAHQIELSLANSAALADGTLDATRARGAEVQAWSPLGGGGLLQPPIPLRDALHAIGDELGLDAASLLLRWVATIPDTSVVIGSTNADRIRAAATACAAPLPKDAWYALWQAARGFPVP; this comes from the coding sequence ATGACCCAGCCCACGCCGATCCTCGGTTCCATGCGTTTCGGCAGCTGGGGCGCGAACCTTTCGCCGGCCGGCGTGGCGGCGCTGCTGGAGGCCGCGCTCGACGCCGGCATCGACACCCTCGACCTCGCCGACATCTACGGCGACCACGGCACCAACCCGCTGGTGGGCAACGCGCTGGCGCTGCGTCCGGGGCTGCGCCAGCGGCTGCGGCTGCTGGCGAAGATCGGCATCGTCAAGGCCGACAGCCCCGGCAACGCGCGCGGGCTGCCCTACTACGACCTGTCGGTGCGGCACCTGCGTGCGGCGCTGGATGCGAGCCTGCGCGACCTGCGCACCGACTACGTGGACGTGCTGATGCTGCACCGCTTCGACCCGCTGCTGGAGCCGGCGGCGATCGCCGACTGGGTGCGCGAGGAGCGGAAGGCGGGACGGATCGGCGCGTTCGGCGTGTCCAACTTCGGACCGCATGCGCTGGCGCTGTTCGACGGCGTGCTCGACGTCGCCGCGCACCAGATCGAACTGTCTCTGGCAAACAGCGCGGCGCTCGCGGACGGCACGCTGGATGCCACCCGCGCGCGCGGCGCCGAAGTGCAGGCGTGGTCGCCGCTGGGCGGCGGCGGCCTGCTGCAACCGCCGATCCCGCTGCGCGACGCGCTGCACGCCATCGGCGACGAACTCGGGCTGGACGCCGCCTCGCTGCTGCTGCGCTGGGTGGCGACGATTCCGGACACCAGCGTCGTCATCGGCAGCACCAACGCCGACCGCATCCGCGCCGCCGCCACAGCCTGCGCGGCGCCGCTGCCGAAGGATGCGTGGTATGCGCTGTGGCAGGCGGCGCGCGGATTTCCGGTGCCGTAA
- the folC gene encoding bifunctional tetrahydrofolate synthase/dihydrofolate synthase yields the protein MPARSLADWLDFIERQHPKTIAMGLDRVREVAARMGLAKPARKTLVVGGTNGKGSTVAFAEAIARAQGLRVGAYTSPHLHRYNERVRIDGRDADDAALVAGFEAVEAARGDVPLTYFEYGTLCALWLFQREALDLAVLEVGLGGRLDAVNIVDADAAIVTTVDLDHQDWLGGDIEAIGFEKAGIARPFKPLVLGDDDPPASVLRHAYAIGAQAWRIANDFFAERIDAERWRWREVGFSMELPMPALAAPVQLRNAACAIAALRALRLRIDREAYRQGVRDAQVAGRLQRFQRDGVEVLVDVGHNPQAARALVAWLRAQLQRRTLAVYAALADKDAPGVVEALADAVDGWHLAGTLDAGPRGQAADALAKRLHGTPAANGTRHADLDAGLAAALADAAPDGRVLAFGSFHAAAQALRYLNAAD from the coding sequence ATGCCCGCACGCTCTCTTGCCGACTGGCTCGATTTCATCGAGCGCCAGCATCCGAAGACCATCGCCATGGGCCTGGACCGCGTGCGCGAGGTCGCCGCGCGGATGGGCCTCGCCAAGCCGGCCAGGAAAACCCTGGTCGTCGGCGGCACCAATGGCAAGGGTTCGACGGTCGCCTTCGCCGAGGCCATCGCCCGCGCGCAGGGACTGCGCGTCGGCGCATACACCTCGCCGCACCTGCACCGCTACAACGAGCGCGTGCGCATCGACGGGCGCGACGCCGACGACGCGGCGCTGGTCGCCGGCTTCGAGGCGGTGGAAGCCGCGCGCGGCGATGTCCCGCTGACCTATTTCGAATACGGCACGCTTTGCGCGCTATGGCTGTTCCAGCGCGAGGCGCTCGACCTCGCGGTGCTGGAGGTCGGCCTGGGCGGGCGGCTGGACGCGGTGAACATCGTCGATGCCGACGCCGCCATCGTCACCACGGTCGACCTGGACCACCAGGACTGGCTGGGCGGCGACATCGAGGCCATCGGCTTCGAGAAGGCCGGCATCGCGCGGCCGTTCAAGCCGCTGGTGCTGGGCGACGACGACCCGCCGGCCAGCGTGCTGAGGCACGCCTACGCCATCGGCGCGCAGGCGTGGCGGATCGCCAACGATTTCTTCGCCGAACGGATCGATGCGGAGCGCTGGCGCTGGCGCGAGGTCGGTTTCTCGATGGAGCTGCCGATGCCTGCGCTGGCCGCACCGGTGCAACTGCGCAACGCAGCCTGCGCGATCGCCGCGCTGCGCGCGCTGCGCTTGCGCATCGACCGCGAGGCGTACCGGCAGGGCGTGAGGGATGCCCAGGTTGCGGGACGGTTGCAGCGCTTCCAGCGCGACGGCGTCGAGGTGCTGGTGGACGTCGGCCACAACCCGCAGGCCGCGCGCGCGCTGGTGGCGTGGCTGCGTGCGCAGCTGCAGCGGCGCACGCTGGCGGTATACGCGGCGCTGGCCGACAAGGACGCGCCGGGCGTGGTCGAAGCGCTGGCCGACGCGGTGGACGGCTGGCATCTGGCCGGCACGCTCGACGCGGGTCCGCGCGGGCAGGCCGCCGACGCGCTGGCGAAGCGCCTGCACGGCACGCCGGCGGCGAACGGCACGCGGCACGCCGATCTGGACGCGGGGTTGGCGGCGGCGCTGGCCGATGCCGCGCCGGACGGCCGCGTGCTGGCGTTCGGTTCGTTCCATGCCGCCGCGCAGGCGTTGCGCTACCTGAACGCCGCGGACTGA
- a CDS encoding SPOR domain-containing protein, which produces MDASLKQRLVGAAVLVALAVIFLPLLVKGPAPDSGVSDVSLRVPPEPKPAADGMVTQDLPLVAPAAAPAGGVSGMPAAEPADAAAEPAPAPDAATPLAAVAAGDYAVSFGNYANAADADKVIAALQSAGLPGYREAVTLAGKQAQRVRIGPFADRAMAESARLRATQVRTDVDTKVVVLDAATPAEAPAPATKPEAPPPSKPVEQKPVAKPEQKPATKPEPPKPAAIVAKPEPPATKPANPAGTGFAVQIGAFADAAAATALRDKLRAAGFNAFTDSVDTDGGRRTRVRVGPVMTRAEADALKAQVKAKAGVDGMVRPHP; this is translated from the coding sequence ATGGATGCTTCGTTGAAACAGCGCCTGGTCGGCGCGGCCGTGCTGGTCGCGCTGGCGGTCATCTTCCTGCCGCTGCTGGTCAAGGGGCCGGCGCCCGACAGCGGCGTGTCCGACGTGTCCCTGCGCGTTCCGCCCGAACCCAAGCCCGCCGCCGACGGCATGGTTACCCAGGATCTGCCGCTGGTCGCGCCCGCCGCCGCGCCCGCGGGCGGCGTGTCCGGCATGCCGGCCGCCGAGCCTGCCGACGCCGCGGCCGAACCCGCGCCGGCGCCCGATGCGGCGACGCCGCTCGCTGCGGTGGCGGCCGGCGACTACGCGGTCAGTTTCGGCAACTACGCCAATGCCGCCGACGCCGACAAGGTGATCGCGGCGCTGCAATCCGCCGGGCTGCCCGGCTATCGCGAAGCGGTGACGCTGGCCGGCAAGCAGGCCCAGCGCGTGCGCATCGGTCCGTTCGCCGATCGCGCGATGGCCGAATCGGCGCGGCTGCGCGCGACGCAGGTGCGCACCGACGTCGACACCAAGGTCGTGGTGCTGGACGCCGCGACGCCGGCCGAAGCGCCCGCCCCGGCGACGAAGCCGGAAGCGCCGCCGCCGTCCAAGCCCGTCGAGCAGAAGCCCGTCGCGAAACCGGAACAGAAGCCCGCAACCAAGCCCGAACCGCCCAAGCCGGCCGCGATCGTCGCCAAGCCCGAACCGCCGGCGACCAAGCCCGCCAATCCGGCCGGCACCGGCTTCGCCGTGCAGATCGGCGCGTTCGCCGATGCCGCCGCCGCCACCGCGCTTCGCGACAAGCTGCGCGCCGCCGGCTTCAACGCCTTCACCGATTCGGTGGACACCGACGGCGGCCGGCGCACCCGCGTGCGCGTCGGCCCGGTCATGACCCGCGCCGAGGCCGATGCCCTGAAGGCGCAGGTCAAGGCCAAGGCCGGCGTCGACGGCATGGTGCGCCCGCATCCCTGA